In the Ruminococcus sp. OA3 genome, one interval contains:
- a CDS encoding LytTR family DNA-binding domain-containing protein: MIDIYLCDDDDMIRQQIRDAIEKKIMIESYDMKVVSSTGNPGECLDILQKAVNKRNIYFLDVELKDPEFDGFLLGKEIRRLDPNGTLIYITSYRELAFRTFQYHLEAFDYIVKDPGKQKDSIDRCLESLHLRLQDETKKDITSVFTAKIGDTLRHIPVHEILFFETAAKPHHVILHAQNGRMEFSGNLNEIEKQMGETFIRTHRSYLAAVGKITEVNLKHGRIKVGNLECMVSRKMKSILLERIVEK, encoded by the coding sequence ATGATAGACATATATCTGTGTGATGACGATGACATGATCAGACAGCAGATCAGAGATGCCATTGAGAAAAAGATAATGATTGAATCCTATGATATGAAAGTGGTGTCCAGCACGGGGAATCCGGGAGAATGTCTGGATATACTGCAAAAGGCTGTGAACAAACGGAATATTTATTTTCTTGATGTAGAGCTGAAAGACCCGGAGTTCGACGGTTTTCTGCTGGGAAAAGAAATTCGCCGCCTGGACCCTAACGGAACTCTGATCTATATTACAAGTTATCGGGAGCTGGCGTTCCGCACGTTTCAGTATCATCTGGAGGCATTTGATTATATTGTTAAAGATCCCGGTAAACAGAAGGACTCCATAGACCGGTGCCTTGAATCTTTACATCTGCGGCTTCAGGATGAAACAAAGAAGGATATCACCAGCGTATTTACCGCAAAGATCGGAGATACGCTGCGGCATATCCCGGTTCATGAGATCCTGTTTTTTGAGACGGCAGCCAAACCGCACCATGTGATCCTGCATGCACAGAATGGAAGAATGGAATTTTCAGGTAATCTCAATGAGATTGAGAAACAGATGGGAGAGACCTTTATCAGAACGCACCGTTCTTATCTTGCGGCGGTGGGGAAAATTACTGAAGTCAATCTGAAACATGGCAGAATAAAGGTAGGAAATCTGGAATGCATGGTATCCAGAAAGATGAAATCCATTCTGCTGGAGAGAATAGTTGAAAAGTGA
- a CDS encoding GHKL domain-containing protein, producing the protein MSDSLASLLMIYVLDSLTSFTVLAVYIFAVLDEKIKWKSMGKFMLMAAVPSTVFYNTLLLASNFSPLAIYAASSVFTLILATLSMAYLWKRDVWWSFCVVGVAAVMQVSTGAVIGSVLQNITLKEVSDFLLFVQQIFLLYPLTAIGISILLKKIHFGRPICHLLEQSRNIRITALEILGMEVLVEIFFTMRLGMQKESLITYNAAVIVLTLLLIGILMYLANKEASDRKIRLQESMILQQRMYVENLEDLQRDMRAFRHDYKNMLACMYLSVSEGEVEKIRHTLKSFEIEFDQKLGERIRMTTQIGNIRITEVKSLVLSKLMEMNVKKIKCRMEIMYPVTETGIDIWDFNRCLGILLDNAIEASADIQNPAIEFILISHDGFLTVRVANSWKGDTDIGKIWNEGYSTKGEHRGIGLASYQRILEKYPQAIPVTSWTEDLFVQELTIGV; encoded by the coding sequence GTGTCAGATTCTTTAGCATCACTCTTAATGATTTATGTGCTGGACTCATTGACATCCTTTACCGTTCTGGCAGTATACATTTTTGCGGTATTGGATGAGAAAATCAAATGGAAAAGCATGGGGAAGTTTATGCTCATGGCAGCCGTGCCGTCAACAGTTTTTTACAATACGCTATTGCTGGCCAGCAACTTTAGCCCGCTTGCGATATACGCAGCCAGTTCTGTGTTCACATTGATACTGGCCACACTTTCGATGGCATATCTGTGGAAGCGGGATGTGTGGTGGTCTTTCTGCGTGGTGGGGGTTGCAGCGGTCATGCAGGTGTCCACCGGGGCAGTTATCGGCTCTGTACTCCAGAATATAACGTTAAAAGAGGTGTCGGATTTTCTGCTTTTTGTACAGCAGATCTTTTTGCTGTATCCGCTGACAGCCATCGGTATTTCCATACTGCTGAAAAAAATACATTTTGGGCGGCCAATCTGCCATCTGCTGGAACAAAGCCGGAATATCCGCATAACGGCACTGGAGATACTGGGCATGGAAGTATTGGTTGAAATATTCTTTACGATGCGTCTGGGAATGCAGAAGGAATCTCTGATCACATACAATGCGGCTGTGATCGTGCTGACGCTTCTGCTGATTGGTATCCTTATGTACCTGGCAAACAAAGAGGCGAGCGACCGAAAAATACGGCTGCAGGAGTCGATGATACTGCAGCAGCGGATGTACGTGGAAAATCTGGAGGATTTACAGCGGGATATGCGGGCGTTTCGGCACGATTACAAAAATATGCTGGCCTGCATGTACCTTTCGGTCAGTGAGGGGGAAGTGGAAAAGATCAGGCATACCCTGAAGTCTTTCGAGATTGAATTCGATCAGAAACTTGGAGAGCGGATTCGGATGACCACGCAGATTGGAAATATACGGATCACAGAAGTAAAAAGCCTGGTGCTTTCAAAACTGATGGAGATGAACGTGAAGAAAATCAAATGCAGGATGGAGATTATGTATCCGGTAACGGAAACAGGGATCGACATCTGGGATTTTAACCGATGCCTTGGGATACTCTTGGATAACGCGATAGAGGCATCAGCAGATATTCAGAATCCGGCAATTGAGTTTATACTCATCAGCCACGACGGGTTTCTCACAGTGCGGGTGGCAAATTCATGGAAAGGTGATACTGATATTGGAAAAATATGGAACGAGGGATATTCCACAAAAGGTGAACACAGGGGTATAGGACTTGCCAGCTACCAGAGAATACTTGAAAAATATCCGCAGGCAATACCGGTCACCAGCTGGACAGAAGATCTGTTTGTGCAGGAATTGACGATAGGGGTATAA
- a CDS encoding helicase associated domain-containing protein, which yields MGKRTYRTQTWEEWYQNARAYSDTFGNLLVPHDYVTAEGYRLGRWIERQRAMYNGILPSSLDSERCLLLEKIGMVWKLEDRFKWEEWLSRVQEYRQEYGNLDVPTDYTTKSGCQLGFWIKEQRKKYKTGHLTMKQVQELEHYGMIWRFYERKDWGYWFQLAQAYYKKNGNLLVPADYRTASGEKLGSWIFVQRERYCKKHGRKPLSGEQIEALDRLSMVWTLDVVRDEKWHEMLHWIEAYKNHYGRLPLKPAIKAPDGRSMGNWISVQRTALSKGKVSEDRTKRLESLGIFP from the coding sequence ATGGGAAAAAGAACATATCGAACGCAAACATGGGAGGAGTGGTATCAAAATGCCCGGGCTTATTCAGACACTTTTGGAAATCTGCTGGTTCCGCATGATTATGTGACAGCAGAGGGCTATCGTCTGGGCCGCTGGATTGAACGTCAGCGTGCCATGTATAATGGGATCCTGCCATCTTCCCTGGATTCAGAACGCTGTCTTCTGCTTGAGAAAATTGGTATGGTCTGGAAGTTGGAAGACCGCTTTAAATGGGAAGAATGGCTTTCAAGGGTTCAGGAATATCGTCAGGAGTATGGAAATCTGGATGTTCCGACGGACTATACAACAAAGAGCGGATGTCAGTTGGGATTTTGGATAAAAGAACAGAGAAAAAAGTACAAGACGGGTCATTTGACAATGAAACAGGTACAGGAGTTAGAGCACTATGGTATGATATGGAGATTCTATGAACGGAAAGACTGGGGATATTGGTTCCAGCTTGCACAGGCGTATTATAAAAAAAACGGCAACTTATTAGTCCCTGCCGACTATAGAACGGCATCCGGAGAAAAATTAGGGAGCTGGATTTTTGTCCAGCGTGAACGGTACTGTAAAAAACACGGCCGTAAGCCGCTCTCCGGGGAGCAAATAGAAGCGCTTGACAGACTTTCCATGGTATGGACGCTTGATGTGGTACGGGATGAGAAGTGGCATGAAATGCTTCACTGGATAGAAGCTTATAAAAATCATTACGGCCGGCTGCCGCTGAAACCTGCGATCAAGGCGCCTGACGGACGCAGCATGGGAAACTGGATTTCTGTTCAGAGGACGGCTCTAAGCAAAGGAAAAGTATCAGAAGACAGAACGAAGCGTTTAGAGAGTCTGGGGATTTTTCCATAA
- a CDS encoding tyrosine-type recombinase/integrase, translating into MQRITNHELTEFKKCLKQEEKSQATLEKYLRDIRHFLAFLGDRTISKEETIAYKEHLAEKYAPASVNSMLVALNGFLRFSGLQKCCVRLMKVQRQIFCQEEKELTRQEYMRLVDAASKTQISYVLQAICGTGIRVSELQYITVEAVHNGKAVVNCKNKTRVIFIPVPLQRLLKEYIKTSSLQGGPVFLGKNKKPLDRSYIWRKMKELCRTAEVPPEKVFPHNLRHLFARTFYKTEKDIVRLADLLGHSSINTTRIYTMETGDQHISCMERVQKMLIVT; encoded by the coding sequence ATGCAACGTATAACAAATCACGAGTTAACTGAGTTTAAAAAATGTCTGAAGCAGGAGGAAAAAAGTCAGGCTACTCTTGAAAAGTATCTGCGGGATATCCGACATTTTCTCGCATTTTTAGGAGATCGTACGATAAGCAAAGAAGAAACCATTGCCTACAAAGAACATCTGGCTGAAAAATACGCCCCTGCCAGTGTGAATTCCATGCTGGTAGCATTGAACGGATTTCTCAGATTCTCTGGTCTGCAGAAATGCTGCGTCAGGCTTATGAAAGTTCAGCGGCAGATCTTTTGCCAGGAGGAAAAGGAACTGACCAGACAGGAATATATGCGATTGGTAGATGCAGCATCCAAAACCCAGATTTCTTATGTACTGCAGGCAATCTGTGGTACGGGGATACGTGTCTCAGAGCTGCAATACATTACGGTAGAAGCAGTGCACAATGGAAAAGCGGTGGTAAACTGCAAAAATAAGACGCGGGTAATTTTTATCCCTGTGCCGCTGCAAAGACTGTTAAAGGAATATATAAAAACATCCAGTCTCCAGGGCGGACCGGTGTTTCTGGGAAAAAATAAAAAACCCCTGGACAGGAGTTATATCTGGAGGAAGATGAAAGAATTGTGCAGAACAGCAGAAGTTCCACCGGAAAAAGTGTTCCCACATAATCTCAGACACTTATTTGCAAGAACTTTCTATAAGACTGAAAAAGATATCGTTCGACTGGCTGATTTACTCGGGCACAGCAGTATCAATACGACGAGAATCTATACCATGGAAACTGGTGATCAGCATATCAGCTGCATGGAACGGGTACAGAAGATGCTGATCGTCACATAA
- a CDS encoding LysR family transcriptional regulator, translating into MDVRQLKYFLACARRGSLTLAAEELYTTQPHVSMVIKSLEKELGVSLFFRKSKGVELTSEGERIYSYAANAIKNTELITAISQEKIYPLLRVASNPSSHMAVLLTHYYQLKKEQNLLLQYTECGIEEMITLVSQGTSDIGFLMVPEDRNSALSYMLERRHLKFTPLLTTDLVLYAGKNHPLYNAEFITPQQLTELQFIQLDDDFFSVEDILKKLPQFHTLKDTLHQTVRTNSNHMMIQMLQHTDLCNIGSYWLRDMYRQYDFGRIPIKNFEQKISFGYLKHSGSAPDSEAEQFIDFLIHAIQIDADNS; encoded by the coding sequence ATGGATGTCAGACAGTTAAAATATTTCCTGGCATGTGCGCGTCGGGGTTCTCTTACCCTGGCGGCAGAGGAGCTGTATACGACACAGCCGCATGTCAGTATGGTTATTAAATCACTGGAGAAAGAGCTTGGCGTCAGTCTTTTTTTTCGTAAATCTAAAGGTGTGGAACTGACCAGTGAGGGGGAACGCATTTACTCTTATGCTGCAAATGCGATTAAGAACACGGAACTGATCACAGCAATCAGCCAAGAAAAAATATATCCGTTACTTCGGGTCGCCTCCAACCCAAGCAGCCATATGGCCGTTCTTCTGACTCATTATTATCAGCTAAAAAAGGAGCAAAACCTTCTGTTACAGTATACTGAATGTGGGATCGAGGAAATGATCACGCTGGTCTCACAGGGTACCAGTGATATCGGTTTTTTAATGGTCCCCGAAGACAGGAACTCAGCATTGTCATATATGCTGGAGCGGAGACATCTGAAGTTTACCCCTCTTTTAACTACCGATCTCGTGCTATACGCGGGAAAAAATCATCCTCTGTACAATGCAGAATTTATAACCCCGCAGCAGTTGACAGAACTTCAGTTTATTCAGCTGGACGATGACTTTTTCTCAGTTGAGGATATCCTGAAAAAGCTACCGCAGTTCCATACGCTTAAAGATACGCTTCACCAGACTGTCCGAACAAACAGCAATCATATGATGATCCAGATGCTGCAGCATACAGACCTCTGCAATATAGGAAGCTACTGGCTTCGCGATATGTACCGGCAATATGATTTCGGCCGGATACCGATTAAGAATTTTGAGCAGAAGATCTCCTTCGGTTACCTGAAGCATTCTGGCAGTGCCCCGGACAGTGAAGCAGAACAATTTATTGACTTTCTTATCCATGCGATCCAAATAGATGCAGATAATTCATGA
- a CDS encoding MATE family efflux transporter encodes MSADLCKSGEVHMEHGPVGRTLIIFTLPLLLSQIFQQFYSMADSMVIGHFAGDHGLAAVGEAALVLSVVINFFIGFSTGISTITAHLFGSYQYKALKRLISTSLLLGSMMGTLLTISGILGTETFLLWLNCPADVLLPAKQYLKICFLGIVPQLLYNTGNAVLRSLGNTKEPLVYLLISSFLNLVLDIALVAGASAGLCGAAAATVISQWLLAGLIVWKLLHLNAAYCVEPEWKLTTFSDCKKICSAGFPSGMQAVFMSLSSLVLQTFINQFGSAAVAGMVLYARVEGFLYYPAFAYGMALTGFIGQNLGAGRLDRIQEAMKKSVLIAAGFTIPASLLLTAGSGHLLLCFTSDPDILFYGSEAIFYILPWYFLYAVVQVCIGGLKGLGKTGYPMICSLICYCLFRIIWCQSLLSIWWDMRVIYQSYNVSLLLMLILLITHYRSTYRKIRDKNFYP; translated from the coding sequence ATGTCTGCAGATCTCTGTAAAAGTGGGGAAGTTCATATGGAACACGGTCCCGTTGGAAGGACACTGATCATATTTACACTTCCCCTCCTACTTTCACAGATTTTTCAGCAGTTTTACAGTATGGCAGACAGTATGGTCATCGGGCATTTCGCTGGAGACCACGGACTGGCTGCCGTCGGCGAGGCTGCACTGGTGCTTTCTGTTGTCATCAATTTTTTTATTGGGTTTTCAACAGGAATCAGCACCATTACCGCTCATCTCTTTGGTTCATATCAATATAAGGCACTGAAACGCCTGATCAGCACCTCACTGCTCCTGGGAAGCATGATGGGGACTTTGCTGACTATTTCAGGGATTCTCGGAACGGAAACTTTTCTTCTCTGGCTCAATTGCCCGGCAGATGTGCTGTTGCCCGCAAAACAGTATCTTAAGATATGCTTTCTGGGCATTGTCCCACAGCTGTTATATAATACCGGAAATGCAGTACTCCGTTCGCTTGGAAACACCAAAGAACCGCTGGTATATCTGCTCATTTCTTCTTTTCTCAATCTGGTGCTGGATATCGCACTGGTGGCCGGCGCCTCAGCAGGGCTCTGCGGAGCCGCCGCTGCAACGGTTATTTCCCAGTGGCTCCTTGCCGGGCTGATCGTATGGAAACTGCTGCATTTGAATGCCGCATACTGCGTGGAACCGGAATGGAAACTTACCACATTTTCAGACTGCAAAAAAATCTGCTCCGCCGGATTCCCTTCCGGCATGCAGGCGGTGTTCATGAGTCTCTCTTCCCTGGTTTTACAGACCTTCATCAACCAGTTTGGTTCTGCCGCCGTGGCAGGTATGGTACTATACGCCAGAGTGGAAGGTTTTCTTTATTATCCGGCATTTGCCTATGGGATGGCACTCACCGGCTTTATCGGGCAAAACCTGGGAGCAGGGCGTCTGGACCGCATTCAGGAAGCCATGAAAAAAAGTGTGCTGATCGCAGCAGGTTTCACAATTCCGGCAAGCCTTCTTTTGACCGCCGGCTCCGGACATCTGCTGCTGTGCTTTACCTCTGACCCTGATATCCTGTTTTATGGCAGTGAAGCGATCTTTTATATCCTTCCCTGGTATTTCCTGTACGCAGTTGTCCAGGTCTGTATCGGAGGACTGAAAGGGCTTGGGAAAACCGGCTACCCGATGATCTGTTCTCTGATCTGCTACTGTCTGTTCAGGATTATCTGGTGTCAGTCTCTTCTTTCAATCTGGTGGGATATGCGTGTAATCTATCAAAGTTATAATGTCAGCCTGTTGCTGATGCTCATCCTGCTGATCACACATTACCGAAGTACATACCGGAAAATCAGAGATAAGAATTTTTATCCGTGA
- a CDS encoding ACT domain-containing protein — MELKKIKWDFSVCRLSDTSTIDLTKEFCFIGKTDEEISLVCITSDVPEHVLKREDGWKAFRIQGVLDFSLVGILSRITTLLADNHIGIFAVSTFNTDYILTKTVDFEKALNVLKTAGYRIV; from the coding sequence ATGGAACTTAAGAAAATAAAATGGGACTTTTCAGTCTGCCGGCTCAGCGATACGTCCACAATCGATTTAACGAAGGAATTCTGTTTTATCGGTAAAACAGATGAGGAAATATCTCTGGTTTGCATCACATCTGATGTTCCAGAACATGTGTTAAAGAGAGAGGACGGTTGGAAAGCTTTCAGAATCCAGGGAGTTCTCGATTTTTCACTTGTCGGAATACTGTCCCGCATCACGACACTGCTTGCCGATAACCATATCGGTATTTTTGCCGTATCCACCTTCAATACTGATTATATCCTGACAAAGACAGTGGATTTTGAAAAAGCCTTGAATGTGCTGAAGACTGCCGGGTATCGAATTGTTTAG
- a CDS encoding PhzF family phenazine biosynthesis protein — protein MAETQREFAYWNVRWFTPAFEINLCGHATLAAAFVVFNYIGKTISQISFETVSGILNVSKQK, from the coding sequence TTGGCGGAAACCCAGCGGGAGTTTGCATATTGGAACGTCAGATGGTTTACGCCAGCCTTTGAGATCAATCTTTGCGGACACGCAACCTTAGCCGCAGCTTTCGTAGTTTTTAATTATATTGGTAAAACAATCAGTCAAATCAGTTTCGAGACAGTCAGCGGCATACTGAATGTCTCGAAACAAAAATAA
- a CDS encoding EAL domain-containing protein, which yields MGVAKNSKEEMQIFAYHQILDKLDALIYITDIETDEILYMSPGMKAEFCVKHPEGQVCWKIFQKEMYGRCPFCPITELKKRAGRNDVISWEECNEKTGQIYENYDCLLEWPDGRLVHMQHSVNITERKELSHTANMDELTGLLNRRAGKADLEEKLRSASRKGVPVTICLSDLNNLKVINDTYGHKEGDYALVSVAHIVKEYLYPEDTVFRLSGDEFIIAFYGCSLENATRKIQIILNAMERKAAEERLAYQLSFSYGLVEAQPCDECSVMELISQADEIMYEQKQQYHIEQARRRLACSPEEERQRIRDFDYDKEHLCDALMESTDDYIFVGNMKTGTFRYSPRMVEEFGLPGTVIPNASAVWGERIHPGDQKEFLASNQEIADGRAESHCIQYRARNRNDEWIWLQCRGYMIRDNLGEPDLFAGMITNIREKNWKKEQAMEELEKQVYLYRAAERGGVFTVRVDSGFTLVYGNDIFYQIIEETKENINRIAHNKMSFYVHPEDFNVPENTVNASLKAGDMRTEWQMRLVTGKRNVRYVLITGIFAERDGELQLDGFVLDITRNRAREKQIEEVNRKLKYSLHHDPLTAIYNQEGFYQKVRQRLSKLPDRRYMIARWNVEKFKAINELLGRQEGDHILKFIAEYLETHMGSEGICARLSGDNFAVFYEEDAWDLEQALLDIQKLIARKHPQYKFAIYAGVYIITDITVPIDQMCDRAFLALQTVKGNYLQHVAYYDEHLRVQMLGEQQLLNGMDRALAAGEFEIYIQPVIEAFSERCIGGEVLVRWNHPALGLLSPDRFISLFEKNGFIVRMDAYIWDRACRCLKEWKEQGWRIVPLSVNMSRLNFYQPDIASVVLEIVDKYGLDTELLKLEITESAYTENPRELIQSVERFKAYGFEIMMDDFGSGYSSLNFLQEVPIDILKIDKSFVHHSMDSVMARHVLTSVVNMVRDMDMRVVAEGVETKEQLTFLKDMQCDYMQGYYFSKPIPAESFKQGYLVHEN from the coding sequence ATGGGTGTGGCAAAGAATTCCAAAGAGGAGATGCAGATATTTGCTTATCATCAGATTTTGGATAAGCTGGATGCTTTGATTTATATTACAGATATTGAAACAGATGAAATTTTGTATATGAGTCCCGGAATGAAGGCTGAATTTTGTGTGAAACATCCGGAAGGACAGGTATGCTGGAAAATATTTCAGAAAGAGATGTATGGAAGGTGTCCGTTTTGTCCCATAACGGAGCTGAAAAAGCGTGCCGGGCGTAATGATGTTATTTCATGGGAAGAATGTAATGAAAAGACCGGGCAGATATATGAAAATTATGACTGCCTCCTGGAATGGCCGGATGGAAGACTGGTGCACATGCAGCATTCCGTCAACATCACAGAGCGGAAAGAACTGTCACATACTGCCAATATGGATGAGCTGACGGGGCTGCTGAACAGACGCGCCGGCAAAGCAGATCTGGAAGAAAAGCTCAGAAGCGCGTCCAGGAAGGGAGTCCCTGTAACTATCTGCCTTTCAGATCTGAATAATCTAAAGGTGATCAATGACACTTATGGGCATAAGGAAGGGGACTACGCGCTTGTCAGTGTTGCGCACATTGTGAAAGAGTATTTGTATCCGGAGGACACTGTTTTTCGTCTCAGCGGTGATGAATTCATTATTGCCTTTTATGGGTGCAGCCTGGAAAACGCCACCAGAAAAATACAGATTATACTGAATGCCATGGAGCGAAAGGCGGCAGAAGAAAGGCTGGCTTATCAGCTTTCTTTCAGCTACGGGCTTGTGGAGGCACAGCCGTGTGATGAATGTTCCGTGATGGAACTGATCTCACAGGCGGACGAAATTATGTATGAGCAGAAGCAGCAGTATCATATTGAGCAGGCGCGCAGACGCCTGGCATGTTCACCGGAGGAAGAAAGGCAGAGAATCCGTGATTTTGACTATGATAAAGAGCATCTGTGCGATGCATTGATGGAAAGTACGGACGATTATATATTTGTTGGCAACATGAAGACAGGTACCTTTCGTTATTCTCCGCGTATGGTAGAAGAGTTTGGGCTTCCCGGAACCGTCATTCCAAATGCATCAGCAGTGTGGGGAGAAAGGATTCATCCCGGGGATCAGAAGGAGTTCCTGGCATCCAATCAGGAGATTGCGGATGGCCGTGCTGAATCCCACTGCATACAGTACCGTGCACGAAACCGTAATGATGAGTGGATCTGGCTACAGTGCCGGGGCTATATGATCCGTGATAATCTGGGGGAACCGGATTTATTTGCAGGCATGATTACGAACATCAGGGAGAAAAACTGGAAAAAAGAACAGGCTATGGAGGAACTGGAAAAGCAGGTTTATCTTTACCGTGCCGCCGAGCGGGGAGGCGTCTTTACCGTTCGCGTTGATTCCGGCTTCACGCTGGTCTACGGAAATGATATTTTTTATCAGATTATAGAAGAGACAAAAGAAAACATAAACCGTATCGCACACAATAAAATGTCATTCTATGTACATCCGGAAGATTTCAATGTACCGGAAAACACGGTGAATGCAAGCCTGAAGGCGGGAGATATGAGGACAGAATGGCAGATGAGGCTCGTGACAGGCAAACGAAATGTCAGATATGTGCTTATCACGGGAATCTTTGCAGAGAGGGACGGAGAGTTGCAGCTGGATGGATTTGTTCTCGATATTACCAGAAACAGGGCCAGAGAGAAGCAGATCGAGGAGGTAAACCGAAAACTGAAATATTCTCTGCACCATGATCCGCTCACTGCAATTTATAATCAGGAAGGATTCTATCAGAAGGTCAGGCAGCGATTATCGAAATTGCCGGACAGAAGGTACATGATTGCCAGATGGAATGTGGAAAAATTCAAAGCGATCAATGAACTTCTGGGAAGACAGGAGGGGGATCATATTCTGAAGTTTATTGCAGAATATCTGGAAACTCATATGGGATCAGAGGGAATCTGCGCAAGGTTGTCAGGTGATAACTTTGCTGTATTCTATGAGGAAGACGCATGGGACTTGGAACAGGCACTGCTGGATATCCAAAAGCTGATCGCAAGGAAACACCCGCAGTATAAATTTGCAATCTACGCGGGGGTATATATAATAACTGACATAACGGTGCCTATCGATCAAATGTGTGACCGCGCCTTTCTTGCACTTCAGACTGTCAAAGGTAATTATCTGCAGCATGTTGCATATTATGATGAACATCTGCGGGTGCAGATGCTTGGAGAACAGCAGCTTTTAAACGGTATGGACAGGGCACTTGCTGCCGGAGAATTTGAAATCTATATTCAGCCTGTAATAGAAGCGTTTTCAGAGAGATGTATTGGCGGCGAGGTACTGGTGCGGTGGAACCATCCGGCTTTAGGGCTGCTGTCACCGGACCGCTTTATCTCTCTGTTTGAGAAAAATGGATTTATTGTCAGGATGGATGCATATATCTGGGACAGAGCCTGCCGCTGTTTAAAAGAATGGAAGGAGCAAGGCTGGAGGATCGTTCCATTGAGTGTCAACATGTCGCGACTTAACTTTTATCAGCCGGATATCGCTTCAGTGGTTTTAGAGATCGTGGATAAATATGGGCTGGATACGGAATTGCTGAAGCTTGAAATCACAGAAAGCGCCTACACTGAAAATCCCAGAGAACTGATTCAGAGTGTGGAAAGATTTAAAGCTTATGGTTTTGAGATTATGATGGATGATTTCGGAAGCGGTTATTCATCCCTGAATTTTCTTCAGGAAGTACCGATTGATATCCTGAAAATAGATAAAAGCTTTGTTCATCACTCTATGGATTCCGTGATGGCGCGGCATGTATTAACCAGCGTCGTGAACATGGTCAGAGATATGGACATGCGGGTAGTCGCGGAGGGTGTAGAGACAAAGGAGCAGCTTACTTTTCTAAAAGATATGCAGTGTGATTACATGCAGGGGTACTATTTCTCCAAACCGATACCGGCTGAATCGTTTAAACAGGGGTATCTGGTACACGAGAACTAA
- the nudC gene encoding NAD(+) diphosphatase, which yields MIQDIEPHQFRNEYRPQPPGRDSYILYYRKKQVLIKWKDGEIAFPKFSDLEADNDHLYENYTYLFSVDGDSYYLLHNIVFPTKANYSLENTEIFRTAEPRHLAFAGITGYQLYNWYGIRKYCGRCGTLMQHSDKERMVFCPECNNMEYPKICPAVIVGVTHGNRLLMSKYANRDFAKYALIAGFTEIGETVENTVRREVMEEVGLKVGKVKYYKSQPWAFTDTILMGFFAELEGDETITLDREELAMAEWFEREDIPVKETNLSLTNEMIIYFKKNGNV from the coding sequence ATGATACAGGATATCGAACCGCATCAGTTTAGGAATGAATACCGGCCCCAACCGCCTGGAAGGGACAGTTATATTTTATATTATCGAAAAAAGCAGGTGTTGATCAAATGGAAGGATGGTGAAATCGCATTTCCAAAGTTTTCGGACCTGGAAGCAGATAATGATCATCTCTACGAAAACTATACGTATCTGTTCTCTGTAGATGGGGACAGTTATTATCTGTTGCATAACATAGTCTTTCCGACAAAGGCGAACTATTCTCTGGAAAATACGGAGATCTTCCGGACTGCCGAGCCAAGACACCTTGCCTTCGCCGGAATCACCGGGTATCAGCTGTATAACTGGTACGGCATACGCAAATACTGTGGAAGGTGCGGGACACTCATGCAGCACAGCGATAAAGAACGGATGGTTTTTTGCCCGGAATGTAACAATATGGAATATCCCAAGATCTGTCCGGCCGTCATTGTCGGGGTAACGCATGGCAACAGACTGCTGATGTCTAAATATGCGAACCGTGATTTTGCCAAATACGCATTGATCGCCGGGTTTACAGAGATTGGTGAGACGGTAGAGAATACTGTGCGAAGAGAAGTTATGGAAGAAGTCGGTCTGAAAGTGGGAAAAGTGAAGTATTATAAAAGTCAGCCATGGGCTTTTACGGATACGATCCTGATGGGATTTTTTGCCGAACTGGAAGGAGATGAAACCATTACCCTTGACCGAGAAGAACTTGCGATGGCGGAATGGTTCGAACGGGAAGACATTCCGGTAAAAGAGACGAATCTGAGCCTGACGAATGAAATGATTATTTATTTTAAAAAGAATGGTAACGTCTGA